The Sporichthyaceae bacterium DNA segment GGGTCGTCACCCGACGTGTCCACCGCGCGCCCTCCTTCTCGCCAATGGTCCGACCATAGTGACAGCGCACCATGCCCGCAACGAAGGCTGATCAGGACAAGATCTCGAGCAGCAGCGCCAGCCCGGCGGCCGCGAACGATTGCATGTTCTGCGCGCGATCGTCGGACCCGGTCAGCAGGTGCCGAGCGCACGTTCGGCCATCCGGCGGGTGCACCGCGACCCAGTCATGTCCCGCCGGATCGCCGTACGGGTTGCCGCTGGGACCGGCCGCGCCGGTCTCCCCGATCCCCCAGTCCGCGGCGAGTTTCCCGGCCGCCGAAGCAGCCAGCCACCGGGCGAAGGGCTCACTCGCGCCGCGCACCCCGGCCGCCGGCGGCGGGCCACCGGCCAGCAGCTCCTTGGCCCCGTCCAGCGTGTAGATCACCACGCCGCCGCGAAAATATGCCGAGGCGCCGGGAACGGCGAGCAACGCCGCCGAGATC contains these protein-coding regions:
- a CDS encoding CinA family protein, coding for MLPPALTEPAVTIAARLRARGETLAVAESAAGGLISAALLAVPGASAYFRGGVVIYTLDGAKELLAGGPPPAAGVRGASEPFARWLAASAAGKLAADWGIGETGAAGPSGNPYGDPAGHDWVAVHPPDGRTCARHLLTGSDDRAQNMQSFAAAGLALLLEILS